Proteins from a genomic interval of Pseudomonadota bacterium:
- a CDS encoding nitroreductase family protein: MNSKLKFIFSRRSIRKYQGRPVPEEMVNDLLEAAMAAPSAVAKDPWHFIVVQNRETLDSIADVLPHGKMLREAPLALIVCGDINLANLQQESYLLQDLSAAVENILLGANALGLGTCWLGIHPRADRLAGIRQLFELPDHIIPMCGIAVGWPAEQPQARTRYRKERVHREKW, from the coding sequence ATGAATTCCAAACTGAAGTTTATTTTTTCCCGGCGCAGTATCCGAAAATACCAGGGCAGACCGGTCCCTGAAGAGATGGTCAACGATCTATTGGAAGCGGCCATGGCGGCGCCGTCGGCGGTCGCGAAAGACCCCTGGCATTTTATCGTCGTGCAAAACCGGGAGACCCTTGATTCGATCGCCGACGTTCTGCCGCACGGCAAGATGCTGCGTGAGGCCCCGTTGGCCTTGATCGTCTGCGGCGATATCAACCTGGCCAACCTGCAGCAGGAATCTTACCTGCTGCAGGATCTGAGCGCTGCCGTGGAAAATATTCTGCTTGGCGCCAATGCCTTGGGGCTCGGCACCTGCTGGCTCGGGATTCACCCGAGGGCGGACCGTCTGGCGGGCATCAGGCAGCTCTTCGAGCTTCCCGACCATATAATCCCGATGTGCGGCATCGCCGTCGGTTGGCCGGCGGAGCAGCCGCAGGCGAGGACCAGATACCGAAAGGAACGGGTGCACCGTGAGAAATGGTGA
- a CDS encoding gamma-glutamylcyclotransferase: MNLFAYGTLMDFDTLVEVSGCRPCRKPATLNGYSRHPVRNEVYPALVENTKSRVTGVLYLDLPESAWMFLDRFEGKMYRRVSVTVQDCNNIAEPAETYLCRPEFRHLLENSAWSFEDFLQSGGKEIFANESRGFR; the protein is encoded by the coding sequence ATGAATCTTTTTGCCTACGGCACTCTGATGGATTTCGACACCCTGGTCGAGGTCAGCGGCTGTCGGCCGTGCCGGAAACCGGCGACTCTCAACGGGTACAGCCGCCATCCGGTCCGGAACGAAGTGTACCCGGCGCTCGTCGAAAACACGAAAAGTCGGGTGACCGGAGTGCTCTACCTTGACCTGCCTGAATCCGCCTGGATGTTCCTCGATCGTTTCGAAGGGAAGATGTACCGGCGGGTATCAGTCACTGTTCAGGATTGCAACAACATCGCAGAACCGGCCGAAACCTACCTGTGCCGCCCGGAGTTCCGCCATCTGCTGGAAAATTCAGCATGGAGTTTTGAGGATTTTCTGCAATCAGGGGGAAAAGAAATCTTCGCAAATGAATCCCGGGGATTTCGCTGA
- a CDS encoding YhcH/YjgK/YiaL family protein — translation MILDVPGNGGRYLTMKRGFAEAFDFLNRPDLRELEIGRHEIAGDRVYAMVAIVPGREREGAMLEAHNRYIDIQMVLSGTDEMGWKARSACTSPVGRYDRLTDEQLYADEPVSWIPVRNGSFVIFFPEDAHLPLISAGEIHKVVVKIAVDK, via the coding sequence ATGATCCTCGATGTCCCTGGGAATGGTGGCCGTTATCTGACCATGAAACGTGGCTTTGCCGAGGCCTTTGATTTTTTAAACCGTCCCGATCTGCGGGAACTGGAGATTGGCCGTCATGAAATTGCCGGTGACCGGGTCTATGCGATGGTTGCCATTGTCCCCGGCCGTGAACGGGAGGGGGCAATGCTTGAAGCGCATAACCGCTACATCGATATCCAGATGGTTCTGTCGGGAACCGATGAGATGGGCTGGAAGGCGCGCTCTGCCTGCACCTCTCCGGTCGGCCGCTATGACCGGCTGACCGACGAGCAGCTTTATGCCGACGAGCCGGTCAGCTGGATCCCGGTCCGGAACGGTTCCTTTGTGATTTTCTTTCCTGAAGACGCCCACCTGCCGTTGATCTCCGCCGGAGAAATTCACAAGGTCGTGGTCAAGATCGCGGTGGACAAGTGA
- a CDS encoding response regulator, protein MVNNMPRKNILVVDEQEDITWSLAQALSDKEIAAKVLTAADGREALDKLSGETIHLLIMDITMLESAGQDLFIEVKKKFPAVAVIVMTTLPVASHKKEGALGENLFYVEKPFDINHLKQLVIRIFARKTTVDLSQAGINLTDIIQLKCMAGSTTTLQINKRNQQGAVYFKDGEVIHATCEQMVGEEALFAILDFGKGVITAGALPKDVSATISRPGITLVKEFFAQVETSRQKAARQEAARKKAAAEEAARRKVEAEEEARRKAEEEEAARKKAAAEEEARKKAEEEDAARKKAEEEAAARKKAEEEAAARRKAAEEEAARIKAEEEAEAARKKAAEEEEARKKIEEEEAARKRAEEAANYEKRKNQTIHAGLKDLLTGLSNIQEFVAAGVLSPTGQLLTHTSTDQNLDLEMLAENFNKLFRKIRKTSTKISFEKLKETLFTFEGRSVIIRRSAPTEEIRFHLMVIMESSLNLDLVDRVMDDFQSRVQKKISQL, encoded by the coding sequence ATGGTCAACAACATGCCGCGTAAAAATATCCTGGTGGTCGACGAACAGGAGGATATCACCTGGTCGCTTGCCCAGGCCCTTTCCGATAAGGAAATAGCCGCCAAAGTACTCACCGCCGCCGACGGCCGGGAAGCTCTGGACAAGCTGTCGGGCGAAACGATCCATCTGCTGATCATGGATATCACGATGCTCGAGTCCGCCGGCCAGGATCTCTTCATTGAAGTGAAGAAGAAATTCCCGGCGGTTGCCGTGATCGTGATGACCACGCTGCCCGTCGCCAGTCACAAAAAGGAAGGCGCCCTCGGGGAGAACCTGTTCTATGTCGAAAAGCCCTTTGACATCAATCACCTCAAGCAACTGGTCATCAGGATTTTCGCCAGGAAAACCACCGTCGACCTTTCCCAGGCCGGGATCAACCTGACAGATATCATCCAGCTGAAATGCATGGCGGGTTCCACCACCACCCTGCAGATAAACAAAAGAAACCAGCAGGGCGCCGTTTATTTCAAAGATGGCGAGGTCATCCACGCCACCTGCGAACAGATGGTAGGGGAGGAGGCCCTGTTTGCAATTCTCGATTTCGGTAAAGGTGTGATCACCGCCGGTGCTCTTCCGAAAGACGTTTCGGCAACCATTTCCCGGCCCGGAATCACCCTGGTCAAGGAATTCTTCGCCCAGGTTGAAACCAGCAGGCAGAAAGCGGCCCGTCAGGAGGCCGCGAGGAAAAAGGCGGCGGCAGAGGAAGCGGCCAGAAGAAAGGTTGAAGCGGAGGAGGAGGCGCGAAGGAAAGCCGAAGAAGAAGAGGCGGCGCGAAAAAAAGCGGCGGCAGAGGAAGAAGCGAGAAAAAAAGCCGAGGAAGAAGATGCCGCACGGAAGAAAGCCGAGGAAGAGGCCGCAGCCCGCAAGAAGGCCGAAGAGGAGGCGGCGGCCAGAAGAAAAGCGGCAGAGGAAGAGGCGGCAAGAATAAAAGCCGAGGAAGAAGCCGAAGCTGCCAGAAAAAAAGCGGCGGAAGAGGAAGAGGCGAGAAAAAAAATCGAAGAGGAGGAGGCGGCACGAAAAAGAGCCGAGGAAGCCGCCAACTATGAGAAAAGAAAGAACCAGACGATCCACGCCGGTCTGAAAGATCTGCTCACCGGTCTCAGCAATATCCAGGAATTTGTTGCCGCAGGGGTTCTCTCCCCTACCGGTCAATTGCTCACCCACACCTCCACCGACCAGAACCTTGATCTGGAGATGCTCGCTGAAAACTTCAACAAGCTCTTCCGAAAAATCCGGAAAACCTCAACCAAAATCAGCTTTGAGAAATTAAAGGAAACCCTGTTCACTTTTGAAGGAAGGTCCGTTATCATACGCCGCTCCGCTCCGACAGAAGAGATCCGCTTCCATCTGATGGTCATCATGGAGTCCAGCCTGAACCTTGACCTGGTCGACAGGGTCATGGATGACTTTCAGTCCCGGGTCCAGAAAAAAATATCCCAGCTTTGA
- a CDS encoding membrane-binding protein: protein MSADNKGKQSGYGSLEFPDGGRYDGDLLNGKPSGYGTRIYPDGSKYDGDFKDGKLSGYGSLVYADGSRYEGDFKNGKYDGTGTMTYKNGISYVGEFKTGWYFGRGTLTYPDGSAYVGDFKNGRYDGSGTLTYPDGKKCTGLFVDGRFEGSTFDLGDI, encoded by the coding sequence ATGTCGGCAGATAACAAGGGTAAACAATCTGGATACGGGTCGCTGGAATTTCCCGATGGCGGCAGGTACGATGGCGATCTCCTGAATGGTAAACCATCCGGGTATGGGACGAGGATATATCCCGATGGCAGTAAATACGATGGTGATTTCAAGGATGGGAAACTGTCGGGATACGGCTCTCTGGTCTATGCCGACGGCAGCCGATATGAGGGGGATTTCAAAAACGGCAAATATGACGGCACCGGCACGATGACATACAAAAATGGGATCAGCTATGTCGGTGAATTCAAGACCGGCTGGTATTTCGGCAGGGGCACCCTGACGTATCCGGACGGCAGTGCATATGTCGGTGATTTCAAGAATGGCAGATATGACGGGTCGGGGACACTGACCTATCCTGACGGCAAAAAATGTACCGGTCTGTTTGTGGATGGAAGGTTTGAAGGTTCAACTTTCGACCTGGGAGATATCTAA
- a CDS encoding flavin reductase family protein — translation MEYFDKQSWKPGNVLSPVPVVLVTCGGSGSFAPNIITIAWTGSVCTDPPMLSVSIRPERHSYEIIKSTGEFVVNVPTRHQAKITDWCGMVSGRNVDKFSESGLTPAPALQVQCPIILECPINIECRTREVLPLGSHTLFVAEVVGVQITAALLDAKGRFQLEKAGLLAYGLGRYFALGPVIDHFGFSIRKKKRKKEGRGGNNR, via the coding sequence ATTGAATATTTTGATAAGCAGTCGTGGAAACCGGGCAATGTGCTGTCTCCGGTGCCGGTGGTCCTGGTGACCTGCGGCGGCAGCGGATCCTTTGCGCCGAATATCATCACCATCGCCTGGACCGGCAGCGTCTGCACCGATCCGCCGATGCTCTCCGTTTCAATCAGGCCCGAACGCCATTCCTATGAAATCATTAAATCGACCGGCGAATTTGTCGTCAATGTGCCGACCCGGCATCAGGCAAAGATTACGGACTGGTGCGGGATGGTTTCGGGCCGCAACGTCGACAAGTTCTCCGAATCAGGCCTCACACCGGCACCCGCGCTTCAGGTGCAATGCCCGATCATTCTGGAGTGCCCGATCAATATCGAATGCCGGACCAGGGAAGTCTTGCCGCTGGGCTCCCATACCCTGTTTGTGGCCGAGGTCGTCGGGGTGCAGATCACTGCGGCGCTGCTCGATGCCAAGGGAAGGTTCCAGCTGGAAAAGGCGGGTTTGCTGGCCTATGGTCTCGGCCGGTATTTCGCCCTCGGTCCGGTGATCGATCACTTCGGTTTTTCGATCCGGAAGAAGAAACGCAAGAAAGAGGGGAGGGGCGGAAACAACCGATGA
- a CDS encoding PAS domain S-box protein, with protein METNQAAFKTSPNGMIIVGGNGTITRLNPVAEKIFALTSADVEGQEFPKFLAALEIKDHDLLEKCTPTNSFNTSGRARAKDGRICYLDLWLTCDPAASEENRYLVFVNDITPQKKREAQIKQAYATETTLKKVLHICRSVEILENTLKHVLQLTIALPDIKALPRAVIMNTENNLSRLELKAFIGLDPGEIRTFFQKDADDVFSLANTSEKIEALCSFIAQGNESYHAVLESNSQTVVIALALKEKLRNSFAYENLNSIADVIADTIEREKLKIDQAELIANLNESLNDLGTERSFSDSVLESLNSGLLVIDNGGWITQANPAARKLLLALHEEDPAGKTLPEIFGPGADPLLKDRDTAVAGHELNVTTLQDEKIDLEVTTSPIYTNDGKLKGRVVVFSDVTEQKKMGAKLDKLNRFGAIADIAAAVAQEIKNPLAGIKSISQILDNRLSAGDENREYIARILKQVDRLDLLLNEFFSYARPLMPNKQQTVLNDILREAWQIAESRGGKRGLSLHEKLRAEPSTLRADPEQLQQVFVNLFLNAIEAVEDNSYVEVTSEFVNKPSDRYDLSLYKGLNDDSPYLVVSIRDSGCGIGKEMQEKLFDPFVTDKSHHSGLGLSLVWRILKEHESNIYFQSTAGEGSTFTLFIKAETAAR; from the coding sequence ATGGAAACGAACCAGGCAGCATTCAAAACCTCACCGAACGGAATGATCATCGTTGGCGGGAATGGCACGATTACTCGTCTGAACCCGGTTGCTGAAAAGATTTTTGCGTTGACCAGTGCGGATGTGGAGGGGCAGGAATTCCCGAAATTCCTGGCCGCCCTCGAGATCAAAGACCACGATCTTCTGGAGAAGTGCACCCCGACCAACTCATTCAACACCAGCGGCAGAGCCCGCGCCAAAGACGGCCGAATCTGCTATCTCGACCTGTGGCTCACCTGCGACCCCGCCGCTTCGGAAGAAAACCGGTATCTGGTTTTCGTGAACGACATCACCCCCCAGAAAAAAAGGGAAGCGCAGATCAAACAGGCCTATGCCACAGAGACCACCCTGAAAAAAGTGCTGCACATCTGCCGCAGCGTTGAAATACTGGAAAACACCCTGAAGCACGTCCTGCAGCTGACCATTGCCCTGCCCGACATCAAGGCCCTCCCCCGGGCCGTGATCATGAACACCGAAAACAATCTTTCCCGCCTCGAACTGAAAGCCTTTATCGGTCTGGACCCTGGAGAGATCCGCACTTTTTTCCAGAAGGATGCCGACGATGTCTTTTCTCTTGCCAATACCAGTGAAAAAATCGAGGCCCTCTGCAGTTTCATCGCCCAGGGGAATGAGTCGTATCATGCGGTCCTTGAAAGCAACTCCCAGACGGTAGTCATCGCTCTGGCGCTCAAGGAAAAGCTGCGAAATTCCTTTGCCTATGAGAACCTGAACAGCATCGCAGATGTCATAGCCGACACCATTGAACGTGAAAAACTGAAAATCGACCAGGCGGAACTGATCGCCAACCTGAATGAATCCTTGAACGATCTCGGCACCGAGCGTTCTTTTTCCGATTCCGTCCTGGAAAGCCTGAACAGCGGTCTGCTGGTGATTGATAACGGGGGCTGGATCACCCAGGCAAACCCCGCCGCCAGGAAACTGCTCCTCGCCCTCCACGAAGAAGACCCCGCCGGCAAAACCCTGCCGGAAATATTCGGACCAGGAGCAGATCCTCTGCTGAAGGACCGCGACACCGCCGTCGCCGGTCACGAATTGAACGTGACCACTCTCCAGGACGAGAAAATCGATCTGGAGGTCACCACCTCCCCGATCTACACCAACGATGGCAAGCTGAAGGGCCGGGTGGTCGTATTTTCCGATGTGACCGAACAAAAAAAAATGGGAGCAAAACTCGACAAGTTGAACCGCTTCGGGGCCATCGCCGATATCGCGGCAGCGGTTGCCCAGGAGATAAAGAATCCGTTGGCCGGGATCAAGTCAATCTCCCAGATCCTTGACAACCGGCTGTCAGCCGGTGACGAGAACCGGGAGTACATTGCGCGGATTCTCAAACAGGTCGACCGTCTTGACCTGCTGCTGAATGAATTTTTCTCCTATGCCAGACCTCTGATGCCCAACAAGCAACAGACCGTACTCAACGATATTCTCCGGGAAGCCTGGCAGATAGCCGAGTCCAGGGGCGGCAAGAGAGGGCTCTCCCTCCACGAAAAACTCCGCGCCGAGCCCTCCACCCTGCGCGCCGACCCGGAGCAGCTGCAACAGGTTTTTGTCAATCTGTTCCTGAACGCCATTGAAGCGGTTGAAGACAACAGCTACGTGGAAGTAACTTCCGAATTCGTCAACAAACCGAGTGATCGATATGATCTGTCACTTTACAAAGGACTGAACGACGACTCTCCCTACCTGGTCGTAAGCATCAGAGACTCGGGCTGCGGCATTGGCAAAGAGATGCAGGAAAAGCTCTTCGACCCCTTTGTCACCGACAAGAGCCACCATTCCGGACTTGGCCTCTCCCTGGTCTGGCGTATCCTGAAGGAACATGAATCGAATATCTATTTTCAATCAACAGCCGGCGAAGGCTCAACGTTCACCCTGTTTATCAAGGCCGAAACCGCCGCCCGCTGA
- a CDS encoding NAD(P)/FAD-dependent oxidoreductase, which yields MLRLTDLKLPLGHSADALRPAICARLGLQDDDLLSYTIFRRGVDARRSHAIMFIYTIDLEVADEGGVLERCKNDSHLRTAPDTTYKFVARAPEEPLASRPVIIGMGPAGLFAGLILAQSGFRPILLERGKAVRERTGDTFGLWRKGVLDPESNVQFGEGGAGTFSDGKLHTQIKDPKHYGRKVLTEFVNAGATPEILYVSKPHIGTYRLVGIVEKMRATIQALGGEIRFRSRVDDLEIEDGQVRGVVLADGEKIATSHLIAAIGHSARDTFEMLLRRGVYMEAKPFSVGLRIEHPQALIDRSRHGNNAGNPLLGAADYKLVHHASNGRSVYSFCMCPGGTVVAATSEPGRVVTNGMSQYARKEQNANSGIVVGISPDDYPGGPLAGMEFQRFWESRAFILGGGNYQAPAQLVGDFLAGRPSTALGSVKPSYTPGVQLTDLSDALPDYVITAIREALPAFARQIKGFDLADAVLTGVETRTSSPVRIRRNDGDLQSVNTGGLYPTGEGAGYAGGILSSAVDGIKVAEAVALSLLADAGISADPE from the coding sequence ATGCTGAGACTGACCGATCTTAAACTTCCCCTCGGCCACAGTGCGGACGCGCTTCGTCCGGCGATCTGCGCCCGGCTTGGCCTGCAGGACGATGACCTTCTGAGTTACACGATCTTCCGGCGCGGGGTGGACGCCCGCAGGTCTCACGCCATCATGTTCATCTATACCATCGATCTTGAGGTGGCCGATGAGGGCGGGGTTCTGGAGCGCTGCAAAAATGATTCCCATCTCCGGACCGCGCCGGATACAACATATAAATTTGTCGCCCGGGCGCCGGAAGAGCCGCTCGCCTCGCGGCCGGTCATCATCGGCATGGGCCCTGCCGGTCTTTTTGCCGGGTTGATCCTCGCCCAGTCGGGCTTCCGGCCGATCCTGCTGGAACGCGGCAAGGCCGTGCGGGAACGCACCGGCGACACCTTCGGTTTGTGGCGCAAAGGCGTTCTCGACCCGGAATCAAACGTCCAGTTCGGCGAGGGCGGGGCGGGCACCTTCTCCGACGGCAAGCTGCATACCCAGATCAAGGATCCAAAGCATTACGGACGCAAGGTCCTGACGGAATTTGTCAACGCCGGAGCGACCCCGGAAATTCTCTATGTCAGCAAGCCCCATATCGGCACCTACCGGCTGGTCGGCATCGTTGAAAAGATGCGGGCCACCATCCAGGCCCTGGGGGGTGAGATCCGCTTCCGGAGCCGGGTTGATGATCTTGAGATCGAGGACGGCCAGGTGCGCGGGGTGGTGCTGGCCGACGGGGAAAAAATCGCCACGAGTCATCTGATTGCCGCCATCGGCCACAGCGCCCGTGACACCTTTGAAATGCTGCTTCGGCGCGGCGTCTATATGGAAGCGAAGCCTTTTTCCGTAGGATTGCGGATCGAACATCCCCAGGCGTTGATCGACCGGAGCCGGCATGGGAATAACGCCGGCAACCCGCTCCTTGGCGCGGCCGACTATAAACTGGTCCATCATGCAAGTAATGGCCGGTCGGTGTACAGCTTCTGCATGTGCCCGGGCGGTACCGTGGTTGCCGCTACCTCCGAGCCGGGGCGAGTGGTGACCAACGGCATGAGCCAGTACGCCCGCAAGGAACAGAACGCCAACAGCGGAATCGTGGTCGGCATTTCTCCGGACGATTATCCCGGCGGGCCTCTGGCCGGGATGGAGTTTCAGCGGTTCTGGGAGTCGCGGGCCTTTATTCTGGGCGGCGGCAACTATCAGGCGCCTGCGCAGCTGGTCGGCGATTTTCTCGCCGGTCGCCCTTCCACCGCCCTTGGTTCGGTGAAGCCCTCCTATACTCCCGGGGTGCAGCTCACTGATCTGAGCGATGCCCTGCCGGATTACGTGATCACCGCCATCCGCGAGGCCCTTCCCGCTTTCGCCCGCCAGATCAAAGGGTTCGACCTGGCAGATGCGGTGCTGACCGGGGTGGAAACCCGCACTTCCTCGCCGGTCCGGATCAGGCGAAACGATGGCGACCTGCAGAGCGTCAACACCGGCGGATTATATCCAACCGGTGAAGGCGCTGGCTATGCCGGCGGCATTCTCTCCTCGGCCGTTGACGGCATCAAGGTTGCCGAGGCGGTGGCCCTGAGCCTGCTGGCCGATGCGGGGATCAGCGCTGATCCTGAGTGA
- a CDS encoding ferredoxin: protein MKSPEVDYGLCIGCGFCAEQCPEVFELRDEKAWVIDGGSCDSCDCEEVISTCPVHAISWED from the coding sequence ATGAAATCACCGGAGGTTGACTATGGGCTCTGTATCGGCTGCGGGTTCTGTGCCGAGCAGTGCCCGGAAGTTTTTGAGTTGAGGGATGAAAAGGCCTGGGTTATCGATGGCGGCAGTTGTGATTCCTGCGACTGTGAAGAAGTTATCTCCACTTGCCCCGTTCACGCTATCAGTTGGGAAGACTAG
- a CDS encoding SPASM domain-containing protein, producing the protein MKKFKKIYIEITNRCNLSCSFCHHGSRRKSFMALAAFEEILQKINGYTEYISLHVLGEALVHPHLENILALSREYGLQVNLSTNGLLLVQNQAMLLRQPALRQINISLHSIVERGEESSPDGYLDGIFDFIAAVTTTPLLINLRMWNHPNESDSEPGDASRLIFRRLEEHFKPESPISAELPSGRGLQLAPRVFLSRERRFVWPHSPAPELGAHGYCRGLRDHVAILVDGTVVPCCLDAEGDVPLGNIFQTTMAEILQGSRAVLLREGFARHRLLDPLCRRCTYRLRFTSRSPLQPVPGVLKRAI; encoded by the coding sequence GTGAAAAAATTTAAAAAAATTTACATTGAGATCACCAACCGCTGCAATCTCTCCTGCAGCTTCTGCCATCATGGCAGCCGCCGGAAAAGTTTCATGGCGCTTGCCGCCTTTGAGGAGATTCTGCAAAAAATTAACGGCTATACCGAATATATTTCCCTGCATGTTCTCGGTGAGGCGCTGGTCCATCCACACCTTGAAAATATTCTGGCTTTGAGCCGGGAATATGGCCTGCAGGTCAATCTCTCGACCAACGGGCTGTTGCTGGTCCAAAACCAGGCGATGCTTCTCCGGCAGCCCGCCCTCCGGCAGATCAATATTTCCCTGCACAGTATTGTCGAGAGGGGGGAGGAGTCCTCTCCGGATGGTTATCTGGACGGGATTTTCGATTTTATTGCAGCGGTCACCACCACACCTCTGCTCATCAATCTGCGGATGTGGAACCATCCGAATGAAAGTGATTCGGAACCCGGGGATGCCAGCCGCCTGATCTTCAGACGGCTGGAAGAGCATTTCAAACCGGAGTCACCCATTTCCGCGGAATTGCCTTCCGGGCGCGGCCTGCAACTGGCGCCGCGGGTGTTTCTGAGTCGTGAGCGCCGCTTTGTCTGGCCCCACTCTCCGGCGCCGGAATTGGGAGCCCATGGCTACTGCAGGGGGTTGCGGGACCATGTCGCCATTCTGGTCGACGGGACGGTGGTGCCGTGCTGCCTGGATGCCGAAGGCGATGTTCCGCTCGGGAATATCTTTCAGACGACCATGGCGGAAATTCTCCAAGGCTCGCGTGCCGTGTTGCTCCGGGAAGGATTTGCCCGGCATCGGCTTCTCGATCCACTGTGCCGCCGCTGTACCTACCGGCTGCGGTTTACCTCCCGGAGTCCGCTGCAACCGGTTCCGGGCGTGCTGAAACGAGCGATATGA
- a CDS encoding amidohydrolase family protein gives MGETRFIVAGSFIDGNGGEVRKNVFLAVKDSLITAIGRASDLPGSDPAAIDDFSHCIILPPLVDCSVSLARSPSIDRRVRLSVEEGGLTKMAVMVEQHIHDCHTHGVLGVADSDGPADLPVRDRKESVQGGGINIRTSGVDFLRIDYSGSIDDQEGPTPRLTREGLSGLLQHRDGQMAVVVANGRQQVAEALAAGCDAIEQGYGMGEGNLREMAERQVLWIPEVLRARNSLDGSASGGEVGCRFSLRYVAPGKPNPGAEKYWKKILAEQLAQLALARKLGVTTAVGTGAGSVGILHGESMVEEMKLFLKAGFSLAETIRSASENGAKFFAMDNLGALAVGRKATFLIARGTAKQLPRKLAYLEGIYVDGIPSSIYRKNPVKMIRDTIPC, from the coding sequence ATGGGCGAAACACGATTCATAGTGGCGGGAAGTTTTATCGACGGCAACGGCGGTGAGGTGAGGAAGAATGTCTTTCTGGCAGTGAAGGACTCCCTGATCACCGCCATCGGGAGAGCCTCGGACCTTCCCGGAAGCGACCCGGCGGCAATCGACGATTTCTCCCATTGCATCATCCTGCCGCCGCTGGTCGATTGCAGTGTTTCGCTCGCGCGGTCGCCCTCAATTGACCGGAGGGTGCGGTTGTCTGTCGAAGAGGGCGGCCTGACGAAAATGGCGGTCATGGTGGAGCAGCACATTCACGACTGCCACACTCACGGAGTGCTTGGCGTGGCCGACAGTGATGGTCCGGCCGATCTTCCGGTCCGCGATCGAAAGGAGTCGGTGCAGGGGGGCGGGATTAACATTCGCACTTCCGGCGTCGATTTCCTGAGGATCGACTATTCCGGCAGTATTGACGATCAGGAAGGTCCTACCCCCCGGCTGACCCGGGAAGGCCTCTCCGGTCTTCTGCAGCATAGAGACGGGCAAATGGCGGTGGTGGTGGCCAATGGTCGGCAGCAGGTGGCCGAGGCACTTGCCGCCGGGTGCGATGCCATCGAACAGGGATATGGAATGGGCGAGGGCAATCTCAGGGAAATGGCGGAGCGGCAGGTGTTGTGGATTCCGGAAGTCCTGCGGGCGAGAAACAGCCTGGATGGTTCGGCCTCCGGCGGGGAGGTGGGTTGTCGCTTCTCCCTGCGCTATGTGGCGCCTGGCAAACCGAATCCCGGGGCGGAGAAATATTGGAAAAAGATCCTTGCCGAACAGCTTGCGCAACTCGCCCTGGCCAGAAAACTTGGGGTGACAACGGCAGTGGGCACCGGCGCCGGCAGTGTCGGCATCCTTCATGGCGAGTCGATGGTCGAGGAGATGAAACTGTTCCTCAAGGCCGGGTTTTCACTGGCAGAGACTATCCGCTCTGCCTCGGAAAACGGGGCAAAATTTTTCGCGATGGACAATCTCGGGGCGCTTGCGGTCGGGAGGAAGGCAACCTTCCTGATTGCCAGGGGCACCGCCAAACAGCTGCCGAGAAAACTCGCCTATCTGGAAGGGATCTATGTCGACGGCATCCCCAGCAGCATCTATCGGAAAAATCCGGTCAAAATGATTCGGGATACCATACCATGCTGA